The Azospirillum baldaniorum genome segment GTCTCCACCGCGGCGACGTGCAGCGCCTTCTGGGCGTCGAGCTGGTCGCGCAGCGTGTGGACGATGTGGGCGAGCATCTTTTCGCGGTTGCGCACCCGCGCCAGCTCGGCGGAACGCAGCACCTGCTCCGTCGTTTCGCGGCAGACCCCGCGCGCTCCCATCCATTCGCCTTGCGGGCCGAACAGCGGCACCGCCGACACCACGAAGCAGGCGGGCAGATCGTCCACCCGCTTCAGCCACAGCTCCGCCTGATCGACGGGGCGGCGGCTGTCGAACGGCAACGGCAGGTCTCCCCACTCGGTCACCGCCAGATCCTTGGGGTTGCGACCAATCAACGCATCGGGGGTGTAGCCCAGCGCACCCTTGGGCGTGACGAAGACGAATCGCCCGTCGCTGCCTGTTTCCCAGGCAAAATCGCTCGAAACCTCGACGAGATCCTTGTAGCGGCGGCGCGACTCGATCAGCGTCTGGCGGAGCTGCCGTTCCAGCGTGGCGTCGCGTCCCAGCAGCAGGATGCCCCCGTCGGGCAGCGGCGTGGCCGCCCATTCGACGATCATCACGCCGCGCGGCAACGCCACCGGAAGGGAGCGCAGGCCCGGCGCGACGCTGCACGTCGCCAGCCACCCTTGGATGTCTGCGAGCCAGCGTCCGCCGGCGGACAGCAGCTCGTCCGGGCGGCGTTCGCGGCGGCAACCGCGTGAGCGGAATCCAACCGGATCGCCGGACCGGGGAATGCGGCCAGGAGCGTGGGGGTAAGGATGGCGCCGGGCGGGTTGGCCGGCGGAACTTCGGACATTGGGTCTGCGGACACGGTGCGAACCTGAGACTGCGCGGGGCGGAGTATACCGGAAAAATGCGTTTCTTCGCCGAATCTTTCTTCAGGCGGTCCGGGCACCTGCCATACGCAACCACTCATTGAAAGCACCGCCGCTCCGGAGCGGAAACGGGCCATGCGGCGAAGCGGCTTGCGGGCGGACCGGCGAAGCCCCATTGTTCAGGCCATGATGGCTTCCCTTCGCGACACCGGGGTCTGGATCTTCGACCTCGACAACACCCTCTATCCCGCCTCCTGCAACCTGTTCGCCCAGGTGGACCGGCGCATCGGCGATTTCATCGCCGGGCATTTCGGCATCACCTACGACGAGGCGCGCGTCATGCAGAAGCGCTTCTTCCGGGAGCACGGGACGACGCTGCGCGGCCTGATGGTGGAGCACGACGTCGATCCGGTGCCCTTCCTGGATTACGTCCACGACATCGATGTCAGCCCGGTGGCCCCCTGCCCCAGCATGGCGGGCGCGCTGAACCGGCTGCCGGGGCGCAAGATCATCTACACCAACGGCTCCGTCCGTCACGCCGAGAACGTGACGCGGCAACTGGGCATCGACGGCTGCTTCGAGGCGACCTTCGGCATCGTCGAGGCTGGCTATGTGCCCAAGCCCGACCCGCGCCCCTACGACATCCTGGTGGATCACTACGACATCGACCCCGCCCGCGCCTGCATGGTGGAGGACATCGCCCGCAACCTCGTCCCCGCCCACGCCCTGGGCATGACGACGGTGTGGGTGCGCAGCGAAGCCGACTGGGCCCGCCCCGACGAGGGCGGAGTCGGCACCGGCAGCCACATCGACCACACGGTGGACGATCTGCCGGCGTGGCTGGAGGAGATCGCGGGCTGAGCGGCGGCCGCAAGGCCCCTCCCTCCCCCGTGGAAACCCTTTAAGAACAAGGCAACGTTGACAAGGCAACGTTGACAAGGCGGCGCGGCCCGGCCCATGTTCCGAACCCTCGAACAGACAGCCCAGCGAATGCCGCCATGAGCCACGCCAGCCTCGAATCCGCCGTCAACGCCGCGTGGGAAACCCGCGACACCCTGAATGTTTCGACCAAGGGCGCCGTTCGCGACGCCGTGGAGGAGGCCCTGTCCGGCCTCGACTCCGGCGACCTGCGCGTCGCGCAGAAGACGGACGCCGGCTGGGTCGTGAACCAGTGGCTGAAGAAGGCGGTCCTGCTGTCCTTCCG includes the following:
- a CDS encoding pyrimidine 5'-nucleotidase, translating into MASLRDTGVWIFDLDNTLYPASCNLFAQVDRRIGDFIAGHFGITYDEARVMQKRFFREHGTTLRGLMVEHDVDPVPFLDYVHDIDVSPVAPCPSMAGALNRLPGRKIIYTNGSVRHAENVTRQLGIDGCFEATFGIVEAGYVPKPDPRPYDILVDHYDIDPARACMVEDIARNLVPAHALGMTTVWVRSEADWARPDEGGVGTGSHIDHTVDDLPAWLEEIAG